Proteins found in one Oribacterium sp. oral taxon 102 genomic segment:
- a CDS encoding ABC transporter ATP-binding protein, with protein sequence MAEEKYLVDIKHERLSFFTPAGEVKALNDVSIRMKEGEVLGIVGESGSGKSVTAYSIMGLTAQNGRIVGGSVEFNGHRIDQMSEKELRRIRGKEVSIIFQDPMTSLNPVWTIGNQIEEAIRLHTDKQGREATARAKELLELVGINEPEKRLRQYPHELSGGMRQRVMIAIALACEPKLLIADEPTTALDVTIQAQILELMQELKRKLGMGIIMITHDLGVVASMCDHIAVMYAGEIVEYGTTDDIFYAPKHEYTKGLLRSIPKFHEREYEKLIPIEGQPVDLLNPPKGCGFAPRCKSCMKLCLEQKPLRNDYEGIHYARCWLEQKQQFLAQKGEQ encoded by the coding sequence ATGGCAGAAGAGAAATATTTGGTAGACATAAAGCATGAGAGGCTTTCCTTCTTCACGCCGGCAGGCGAGGTCAAGGCGCTGAATGATGTCAGCATCCGGATGAAGGAGGGCGAGGTTCTCGGCATCGTGGGCGAGTCCGGCTCCGGAAAGTCTGTGACCGCCTATTCCATCATGGGGCTGACCGCGCAGAACGGACGCATCGTCGGAGGCTCGGTAGAGTTCAACGGGCACCGGATAGATCAGATGTCCGAGAAGGAGCTCCGGCGAATCCGCGGAAAGGAGGTCAGCATCATTTTCCAGGATCCGATGACCTCCCTGAATCCGGTCTGGACGATCGGGAATCAGATCGAGGAGGCGATCCGGCTGCATACGGACAAGCAGGGCAGAGAGGCGACTGCGAGGGCGAAGGAGCTGCTGGAGCTGGTCGGCATCAATGAGCCGGAGAAGCGGCTCAGGCAGTATCCGCATGAGCTTTCGGGCGGCATGCGGCAGAGGGTGATGATTGCCATCGCACTTGCCTGTGAGCCGAAGCTTCTGATCGCGGACGAGCCGACGACAGCGCTCGATGTGACGATACAGGCGCAGATCCTCGAGCTGATGCAGGAACTGAAGCGGAAGCTCGGCATGGGTATCATTATGATCACGCATGACCTCGGCGTCGTCGCCTCCATGTGCGATCATATCGCAGTAATGTACGCCGGAGAGATTGTAGAGTATGGAACCACGGACGATATTTTTTATGCGCCGAAGCATGAATATACCAAGGGGCTGCTGCGCTCGATTCCGAAGTTCCATGAGAGGGAGTATGAAAAGCTGATCCCGATCGAGGGGCAGCCGGTGGATCTGCTGAATCCGCCGAAGGGCTGCGGCTTCGCGCCGCGCTGCAAGAGCTGTATGAAGCTCTGCCTCGAGCAGAAGCCGCTTCGGAACGATTATGAGGGTATACACTATGCCCGCTGCTGGCTGGAGCAGAAGCAGCAGTTTTTGGCACAGAAGGGAGAGCAGTAA
- a CDS encoding ABC transporter ATP-binding protein, whose amino-acid sequence MSENLLEIENLKQYFPVAGSKKVVKAVDDVSFFIRKGETFGLVGESGCGKTTTGRSILRLTEPTEGKLVYDGKVIFDSKTRTRADMLPYRRKMQIVFQDPYASLDPRMTVGDIVGEALDIHKLYRNRAERRERILELLSTVGLNSEHANRYPHEFSGGQRQRIGIARALAVKPEFIVCDEPVSALDVSIQAQVVNMFEDLQRDMGLTYLFIAHDLSIVNHISNRIGVMYLGHMVELADSDELTFHSMHPYTRSLISAIPIADPKTARASKRIILSGDVPSPLNPPSGCPFRTRCPYADEKCAAEKPAFREEKPGHFVACHHLDKLN is encoded by the coding sequence GTGTCTGAAAATTTACTGGAAATTGAGAACCTGAAGCAGTATTTCCCGGTTGCGGGCTCCAAGAAGGTGGTAAAAGCGGTCGATGATGTCAGCTTCTTCATCCGAAAGGGAGAAACCTTTGGTCTGGTGGGCGAGTCCGGCTGCGGCAAGACGACGACCGGACGCTCTATCCTTCGCCTGACGGAGCCGACGGAGGGAAAGCTCGTCTATGACGGCAAGGTGATCTTCGACTCGAAGACCAGAACGAGGGCAGATATGCTCCCCTACCGCCGCAAGATGCAGATCGTCTTTCAGGATCCCTATGCTTCGCTGGATCCGCGTATGACGGTCGGAGACATCGTCGGGGAGGCATTGGATATCCATAAGCTGTATCGGAACAGGGCAGAGCGGCGGGAGCGGATCCTGGAGCTTCTGTCTACGGTCGGGCTGAATTCCGAGCATGCGAACCGCTATCCGCACGAGTTTTCCGGCGGACAGCGGCAGCGAATCGGCATCGCGCGGGCGCTCGCCGTGAAGCCGGAATTCATCGTCTGCGATGAGCCGGTTTCTGCGCTGGATGTGTCGATTCAGGCGCAGGTGGTCAATATGTTCGAGGATTTGCAGCGCGATATGGGGCTGACCTATCTCTTCATCGCGCATGACCTCTCTATCGTGAACCATATTTCGAACCGTATCGGTGTTATGTATCTGGGGCACATGGTGGAGCTTGCGGACAGCGACGAGCTGACCTTCCATTCCATGCATCCGTATACCCGTTCTCTGATTTCCGCGATTCCGATCGCGGATCCGAAGACAGCGAGAGCCTCGAAGCGAATCATTCTGAGCGGTGATGTGCCGTCTCCGCTGAATCCGCCCTCCGGCTGCCCGTTCCGCACCCGTTGTCCCTATGCCGATGAGAAATGCGCGGCGGAGAAGCCGGCGTTCCGCGAGGAAAAGCCGGGGCATTTCGTCGCCTGCCACCATTTAGATAAATTAAATTGA
- a CDS encoding peptide ABC transporter substrate-binding protein has protein sequence MKKHLAVLSAAVAAGLALSACGGSSANTQTTAAASGAETAAADNTGAETSGGQIDVQVGPSPETIDPALNSAVDGANMIIHAFEGLMKFDKDNNVVAGLAEKWESSEDGLTWTFHLRPDLKWSDGSALTANDFVYAWRRIADPATAAPYGYDLLNLITGYEEASQGNLEALGVEATDDSTFVVTLKSPCTYFEKLCAFATLVPVQQAAIEAAGDGWSTAPETYVSDGPYKMTEFTDGSQIVFEKNPNYWDAANVTFDKIVWHLIEDSNTSYTAYNDGTLDLIKDVPTEEIPTLTGNPEFHVEPLMGTYYVTFNTKKAPFDNAKVREALSLAIDRDYVANTVMQGTYSPATNFVGAGVSDAAPGSSFAEVTREKYGDHFDNSNYEANLEKAKALLAEAGYPDGAGFPAFEYLTNDTAYHKAVAEYLQSAWGALGLTMKVDIQEWKTVTANRRAGNFDVARNGWVYDWDDPSNMINLLETNNGNNDGKYSSAEFDKLVDAARNTVNVEEHYDLLHQAEQVLLKDAAMAPVAYYNEFWLQKPNVKGTWHSPYGYWYLMYGHKE, from the coding sequence ATGAAAAAGCATCTTGCGGTTCTTTCTGCCGCGGTAGCGGCGGGACTTGCGCTTTCTGCCTGTGGCGGTTCTTCCGCCAATACCCAGACGACAGCAGCGGCATCCGGTGCGGAGACGGCGGCTGCCGACAACACCGGCGCGGAGACGAGCGGCGGACAGATCGACGTGCAGGTCGGCCCCTCTCCGGAGACCATCGACCCGGCGCTGAACTCCGCGGTCGACGGCGCGAATATGATTATTCATGCCTTTGAGGGACTCATGAAGTTCGACAAGGATAACAATGTCGTGGCAGGACTTGCCGAGAAATGGGAGAGCTCCGAGGATGGGCTGACGTGGACCTTCCATCTGCGTCCTGATCTCAAGTGGTCGGACGGTTCCGCGCTCACGGCGAACGATTTCGTCTATGCATGGCGGAGAATCGCGGATCCGGCTACGGCGGCGCCCTACGGCTATGACCTGCTGAATCTCATTACAGGCTATGAGGAGGCGTCGCAGGGAAATCTGGAGGCGCTCGGCGTAGAGGCAACGGACGATTCTACATTTGTCGTGACACTGAAGAGTCCGTGTACCTATTTCGAGAAGCTTTGCGCTTTTGCGACGCTGGTGCCGGTGCAGCAGGCGGCGATAGAGGCGGCTGGCGACGGCTGGTCCACGGCTCCGGAGACCTATGTGTCAGACGGTCCGTACAAGATGACAGAGTTTACAGACGGCTCACAGATCGTATTTGAGAAGAATCCGAATTACTGGGATGCGGCGAATGTCACCTTTGACAAGATCGTGTGGCATCTGATCGAGGATTCCAATACCTCCTATACAGCCTACAATGACGGTACGCTGGATCTCATCAAGGATGTGCCGACCGAGGAGATTCCGACCCTGACCGGCAATCCGGAGTTCCATGTGGAGCCGCTGATGGGCACCTATTATGTGACCTTCAATACAAAGAAGGCGCCGTTTGACAATGCCAAGGTGCGCGAGGCACTGTCTCTTGCCATTGACAGGGATTATGTGGCGAATACGGTGATGCAGGGAACCTATTCTCCGGCAACCAATTTCGTCGGCGCGGGTGTCAGCGACGCGGCGCCGGGCTCTTCCTTTGCGGAGGTGACCAGGGAGAAGTACGGCGATCACTTCGACAACAGCAATTATGAGGCGAATCTCGAGAAGGCAAAGGCGCTGCTTGCAGAGGCAGGCTATCCGGACGGTGCAGGCTTCCCTGCTTTCGAGTATCTGACCAATGATACTGCTTATCACAAGGCCGTGGCAGAGTACCTGCAGTCGGCATGGGGCGCGCTCGGGCTCACGATGAAGGTTGATATCCAGGAGTGGAAGACGGTGACCGCGAACCGGCGTGCCGGCAACTTCGATGTCGCCCGGAACGGCTGGGTCTATGACTGGGACGATCCCTCCAATATGATCAATCTCCTCGAGACCAATAACGGAAACAACGATGGAAAGTATTCCTCCGCAGAGTTTGACAAGCTCGTGGACGCTGCCAGAAATACGGTGAACGTGGAGGAGCACTACGATCTTCTGCATCAGGCGGAGCAGGTTCTCCTGAAGGATGCAGCGATGGCTCCGGTGGCATATTACAATGAGTTCTGGCTTCAGAAGCCGAACGTTAAGGGAACATGGCATTCTCCGTACGGCTACTGGTACCTGATGTACGGTCACAAGGAGTAA
- a CDS encoding peptide ABC transporter substrate-binding protein, which yields MRKRIALLTAVVAAGLALSACGGGKNGGNTAGDTAETPAVPEGGQQLDVQVGPSPETIDPALNAASDSGNILIHAFEGLLKFDDKQNIIGGVAESWESSEDGLTWTFHLRPDLKWSDGSALTANDFVYSWKRVADPATAAPYGYDLMNMIVGFDEAAAGEVDKLGVEAPDESTFVVHLSAPCIYFDKIAAFVVMSPVQQATVEANGEGWTTDPATYISNGPYRMTEFTDGSQIVLEKNPYYWDAEHITFDRIVWHLIEDANTSYTAYNQGEIDMIKDVPTEEIASLRDNPEFHTQAKMSTSFMVFNTQKAPFDNPKVREALSLAADRKYLAETVLQGISSPAENFVGPGVSDAAPSSSFAEVTIKKYGKHFDVDNYEANLEKAKALLAEAGYPNGEGFPAFSYLTNDAGANMAIAEYLQSAWAELGVTCTINVQEWKTMSADRRNGNFDVARHGWSLDWDDPSNLINLLETGNGNNDGRYSNPEFDKLVQEARDTVDVEKHYDLLHQAEQLILNDAAVMPVVYSNEYWLMKENVKGTWYSPYGYWYFMYGTKE from the coding sequence ATGAGAAAAAGAATCGCACTGCTTACGGCAGTTGTCGCGGCGGGACTCGCATTGTCTGCCTGCGGCGGAGGGAAGAACGGCGGAAATACCGCCGGAGATACTGCGGAGACGCCGGCTGTTCCAGAGGGAGGACAGCAGCTTGACGTGCAGGTCGGGCCCTCTCCGGAGACCATCGATCCGGCGCTGAATGCGGCTTCGGACAGCGGAAATATCCTGATTCATGCCTTTGAGGGGCTTCTGAAGTTTGATGACAAGCAGAATATCATCGGCGGCGTGGCGGAGAGCTGGGAGAGCTCCGAGGATGGGCTGACCTGGACCTTCCACCTGCGTCCGGATCTCAAGTGGTCGGACGGCTCCGCACTCACGGCGAACGATTTCGTTTATTCATGGAAGAGAGTTGCAGACCCTGCGACGGCGGCGCCCTATGGCTACGATCTGATGAATATGATCGTGGGCTTCGACGAGGCTGCCGCCGGCGAGGTGGATAAGCTCGGCGTCGAGGCGCCGGACGAGAGCACCTTCGTGGTGCATCTGTCCGCTCCCTGCATCTATTTCGACAAGATCGCTGCTTTCGTGGTTATGTCTCCGGTACAGCAGGCGACGGTTGAGGCGAACGGCGAGGGCTGGACGACAGATCCGGCGACTTATATCTCCAACGGCCCGTACAGAATGACGGAGTTCACGGACGGCTCGCAGATCGTTCTCGAGAAGAACCCGTATTACTGGGATGCAGAGCACATTACCTTCGACAGGATTGTATGGCACCTGATCGAGGATGCCAATACCTCCTACACTGCCTATAATCAGGGGGAGATCGATATGATCAAGGATGTGCCGACGGAGGAGATTGCTTCTCTTCGGGACAATCCGGAGTTCCATACGCAGGCGAAGATGTCTACCAGCTTCATGGTTTTCAATACCCAGAAGGCACCGTTTGACAATCCGAAGGTGCGGGAGGCGCTCTCCCTCGCGGCAGACCGCAAGTACCTCGCCGAGACAGTGCTGCAGGGCATTTCCTCTCCGGCGGAGAATTTCGTCGGGCCGGGCGTCAGCGACGCGGCACCGAGCTCTTCCTTCGCGGAGGTGACGATCAAAAAGTACGGAAAGCATTTCGATGTGGACAATTATGAGGCAAACCTGGAGAAGGCAAAGGCACTGCTTGCCGAGGCGGGCTATCCGAACGGAGAGGGCTTCCCGGCATTCTCCTACCTGACCAATGACGCCGGCGCCAATATGGCGATCGCAGAGTATCTGCAGTCTGCATGGGCAGAGCTCGGTGTGACCTGCACGATCAATGTGCAGGAGTGGAAGACGATGTCCGCAGACCGCCGGAACGGCAACTTCGATGTAGCGCGCCACGGCTGGAGTCTGGATTGGGACGATCCGTCCAACCTCATCAACCTCCTCGAGACCGGCAACGGCAACAATGATGGAAGATATTCGAATCCGGAATTTGACAAGCTTGTGCAGGAAGCGAGAGATACCGTTGACGTGGAAAAGCACTATGATCTTCTGCACCAGGCGGAGCAGCTGATCCTGAACGATGCTGCGGTGATGCCGGTCGTCTATTCCAACGAGTATTGGCTGATGAAGGAGAATGTCAAGGGAACATGGTATTCTCCGTACGGCTACTGGTACTTCATGTACGGTACGAAGGAGTAA
- the pyrH gene encoding UMP kinase, protein MSKKRRVMLKLSGEALAGEKHFGFDDPTIRKVAREVKSALEEGVELAVVIGGGNFWRGRQSENVDRYRADQVGILATVMNCIYVSEIFRTEGMKTRVMSSIAIGDMAELFSKTKALKAMEKGTVVFCAGGTGHPYFSTDTGVVLRAAELECEEILLAKAVDGVYDMDPKTHPDAKRYDEIPIAEVVDKRLGVIDLAASVLCMENRMPLRIFSLGEENGISEALKGQGRGTKIIV, encoded by the coding sequence ATGTCTAAAAAGAGAAGAGTCATGCTGAAGCTGTCCGGAGAGGCGCTTGCAGGTGAGAAGCACTTCGGCTTCGATGATCCGACGATCCGCAAGGTGGCGAGAGAAGTAAAGTCGGCACTGGAGGAGGGGGTGGAGCTCGCGGTCGTGATCGGCGGCGGCAACTTCTGGAGAGGCCGTCAGTCGGAGAATGTGGATCGTTATCGGGCAGATCAGGTCGGCATCCTCGCTACAGTGATGAACTGCATTTATGTTTCCGAGATCTTCCGCACCGAGGGAATGAAGACCAGAGTGATGTCCTCCATAGCGATCGGCGATATGGCAGAGCTGTTCTCGAAGACGAAGGCGCTGAAGGCGATGGAGAAGGGGACGGTCGTTTTCTGTGCCGGAGGCACGGGGCATCCGTACTTTTCGACGGACACCGGCGTGGTGCTCCGCGCGGCAGAGCTGGAGTGTGAGGAGATCCTGCTCGCGAAGGCAGTTGACGGCGTTTACGACATGGATCCGAAGACGCATCCGGATGCGAAGCGTTATGACGAGATCCCGATCGCAGAGGTCGTAGATAAGCGGCTTGGCGTCATTGACCTCGCCGCCTCCGTCCTCTGTATGGAGAACCGGATGCCGCTCAGGATCTTCTCTCTGGGGGAGGAAAACGGCATCTCCGAGGCGCTGAAGGGGCAGGGCAGAGGCACGAAGATTATTGTTTGA
- the frr gene encoding ribosome recycling factor: MDDQFTIYIEKMHKTHDNLLSELATIRAGRANPHVLDRITVDYYGSQTPLQQVGNITVPEARIIQIQPWEKSMLKEIEKAINMSELGINPTNDGNAIRLVFPELTEDRRKELVKDVKKKGEAAKVAIRNIRRDAMDLAKKLEKKSEITEDDLQRQTKDIQELTDHMVEKIDSSVEAKSKELLTV; this comes from the coding sequence ATGGATGATCAGTTCACAATTTATATCGAGAAGATGCACAAGACGCACGACAACCTGCTCTCCGAGCTTGCCACGATTCGCGCCGGACGCGCCAATCCGCATGTGCTCGACCGCATCACGGTAGACTACTATGGCAGTCAGACCCCGCTGCAGCAGGTCGGCAATATCACTGTGCCGGAGGCGCGTATCATTCAGATCCAGCCATGGGAGAAGAGCATGCTGAAGGAGATCGAGAAGGCGATCAATATGTCTGAGCTCGGCATCAACCCGACCAATGACGGCAATGCCATCCGGCTCGTATTCCCGGAGCTGACCGAGGATCGCCGTAAGGAGCTGGTGAAGGATGTCAAGAAGAAGGGGGAGGCGGCGAAGGTAGCCATCCGCAATATCCGACGGGACGCGATGGATCTCGCGAAGAAGCTCGAGAAGAAATCCGAGATCACGGAGGACGATCTGCAGAGACAGACCAAGGACATTCAGGAGCTGACCGATCACATGGTGGAGAAGATTGACAGCTCGGTGGAGGCGAAGAGCAAGGAGCTTCTGACGGTATGA
- a CDS encoding isoprenyl transferase, which produces MTEGTQSEDRSIPVHIAIILDGNGRWAKAHGLPRSLGHRQGCETLERIVEDCARLGVQYLTVYGFSTENWKRSEEEVGALMSLFRLYMKKLIRVANENNVRARMIGERSRFAADIREGIDRLETETSGNTGMTFVFAVNYGSRDEILRAVRHYAMDAVREGKTEEEIAALSEAAFSGYLDTAGMPDPDLVIRTSGEQRLSNYLLWQCAYAEYYFTPVLWPDFGRAELLRAIEEYNRRSRRFGGR; this is translated from the coding sequence ATGACAGAGGGAACGCAAAGCGAGGACCGGAGTATTCCGGTCCATATTGCTATTATTCTGGACGGAAACGGCAGATGGGCGAAGGCGCACGGTCTCCCTCGCAGTCTCGGACACAGACAGGGCTGTGAGACGCTGGAGCGGATCGTAGAGGACTGCGCGCGGCTGGGGGTGCAGTATCTGACAGTCTACGGCTTCTCGACTGAGAACTGGAAGCGTTCGGAGGAGGAGGTCGGGGCGCTGATGAGCCTTTTCCGCCTCTATATGAAGAAGCTGATCCGTGTGGCGAATGAGAACAATGTCCGCGCGCGGATGATCGGGGAGCGCTCCCGCTTCGCAGCGGATATCCGGGAGGGCATCGACCGACTTGAGACAGAAACTTCCGGGAATACCGGCATGACCTTTGTTTTCGCTGTGAACTACGGCTCGCGGGACGAGATCCTCCGTGCGGTGCGACACTATGCCATGGATGCAGTGAGAGAGGGGAAGACGGAGGAGGAGATCGCGGCGCTCAGCGAGGCGGCATTCTCCGGCTATCTCGATACGGCGGGGATGCCGGATCCGGATCTCGTGATCCGCACCTCCGGAGAACAGCGGCTCTCCAACTACCTGCTCTGGCAGTGCGCTTACGCGGAATACTATTTCACGCCGGTGCTCTGGCCGGACTTCGGCCGGGCGGAGCTGCTCCGGGCGATTGAGGAATACAACAGGAGGAGCCGACGCTTCGGCGGCCGGTAA